One genomic window of Panicum hallii strain FIL2 chromosome 6, PHallii_v3.1, whole genome shotgun sequence includes the following:
- the LOC112896811 gene encoding uncharacterized protein LOC112896811, whose product MDKKQQLFIYTAAAHMLLSMMAMIIQSRKRKRCEPVEPITYAPIEERDRMRIEYLNNKIWKNDVTCVNMLRLNRASFFRFCKLFRDRGLLQDTIHLCVEQQVAMFLNTVGHNVRNRLVGTNFDRSGETVSWYFNKVIHAIGELRKDFITPPSTSTPAKIAGIPRWDPYFKDCIGAIDGTHVRASVPKHKEASFRGWEGTAHDALVLRDALERENGLRVPEGKFYLVDAGYGAKPGFLPPFRGVRYHLNELNKWGGVGACETVTWNLTS is encoded by the exons ATGGATAAGAAGCAGCAACTTTTCATTTACACAGCTGCAGCGCATATGTTACTTTCAATGATGGCcatgattattcaatctagaaaAAGAAAACGCTGTGAACCTGTAGAACCAATTACCTATGCTCCAATCGAGGAGAGGGATAGAATGAGAATTGAGTATCTGAATAATAAGATATGGAAGAATGATGTAACTTGTGTCAATATGCTTAGACTTAATAGAGCATCTTTTTTCCGATTTTGTAAGCTTTTTAGGGACCGGGGCCTTTTGCAAGACACCATACATTTGTGTGTTGAGCAGCAGGTTGCAATGTTTTTAAACACAGTAGGTCACAATGTTAGAAATAGGTTAGTTGGCACCAATTTTGATAGGTCCGGTGAAACTGTTAGTTGGTATTTCAACAAAGTAATTCACGCTATTGGAGAGCTACGAAAGGACTTCATTACACCACCATCGACATCAACTCCAGCTAAAATTGCAGGAATCCCAAGATGGGATCCTTACTTTAAG GATTGTATTGGAGCAATAGATGGCACACACGTGCGAGCCTCTGTTCCTAAACACAAGGAGGCTTCCTTTCGT GGTTGGGAGGGGACAGCCCATGACGCTCTAGTCTTACGGGATGCTTTAGAGAGGGAAAATGGTCTTCGTGTTCCTGAAG GCAAGTTCTACCTAGTTGATGCCGGATATGGAGCCAAACCTGGATTTCTGCCCCCTTTTCGTGGTGTTCGGTACCACTTGAATGAGTTAAATAAATGGGGTGGGGTGGGAGCATGTGAGACTGTGACATGGAATCTAACATCCTAA